One Alkalinema sp. FACHB-956 genomic region harbors:
- the truB gene encoding tRNA pseudouridine(55) synthase TruB produces MDGFLNLNKPLGMTSHDCISRLRRLLKTKKIGHAGTLDPAADGVLPIAVGRATRLLQFLPTGKAYCAIVRFGVTTNTDDLEGEILTQQAVPQLTLDGVQAAIPQFIGTMQQIPPAFSAIQVQGQRLYDLARSGKAVDVPMRTVEVSAIELLAWRGGEFPEIDLAVACGGGTYIRAIARDLGQAVGTGATLAGLTRTASGGFDLAASVTLETIAQQVEAHEFHLVPPEQVLQHLPVWCLEPELARRWCLGQRIFFPEVTQPIADWVRIHAETGKFLGVSQLETQEDGWLLRPTMVYEPQG; encoded by the coding sequence ATGGATGGATTTCTCAACTTAAATAAACCTCTGGGAATGACCTCCCATGATTGCATCTCACGACTACGGCGCTTGCTCAAAACCAAAAAAATTGGCCATGCAGGTACCCTAGATCCAGCGGCGGATGGAGTGCTCCCGATCGCAGTGGGACGAGCCACACGGTTATTGCAATTTCTTCCAACGGGTAAAGCCTATTGTGCGATCGTGCGGTTTGGTGTAACGACCAACACCGATGATTTGGAAGGGGAAATTCTGACCCAGCAGGCGGTGCCGCAGTTAACGTTAGACGGGGTGCAAGCGGCCATTCCGCAATTTATTGGCACGATGCAGCAAATTCCCCCCGCCTTTAGCGCGATTCAAGTCCAGGGCCAGCGGTTGTACGATCTGGCGCGATCGGGCAAAGCGGTCGATGTGCCTATGCGTACGGTGGAGGTGTCGGCGATCGAACTCCTGGCTTGGCGCGGTGGCGAGTTTCCCGAAATTGATCTCGCGGTGGCGTGTGGTGGTGGGACGTATATCCGCGCGATCGCCCGTGATTTAGGCCAAGCGGTTGGAACCGGGGCAACCCTGGCGGGACTCACCCGCACAGCGAGCGGTGGCTTTGATTTGGCTGCAAGTGTGACGTTAGAAACGATCGCACAGCAGGTGGAAGCCCATGAATTTCACCTCGTGCCACCGGAGCAGGTGTTACAGCATCTACCGGTTTGGTGCTTAGAGCCAGAACTGGCTCGCCGTTGGTGTTTGGGGCAGCGCATCTTTTTCCCAGAGGTGACGCAACCGATCGCGGATTGGGTGAGAATCCACGCAGAAACTGGAAAGTTCCTAGGGGTGTCGCAGTTGGAGACCCAAGAAGACGGTTGGCTCCTCCGACCTACGATGGTCTATGAACCGCAAGGATAA
- a CDS encoding calcium-binding protein, with product MTTNWCLEVVLLSIPAILGREPIEEESFQQFASFVEDLLATDALVCIGAHWIAKLESSSGIHRDMAYRIRELLGDRVEILQVPESLATAFEHLPLTKGIDIKIARENGIELQVVWQHGSLKMEDLTISNVVSGNSIPISASQFIDSYLRPPSEQEHYDSGSFEFRFRNDALLPSHGIAQKSQSFQEMMELEQTWGLPSPFLYAEWVDSSLHPLINLWVTMALLQIPAIEVLNPHKFSPFNLRTPLTDVIQNHPHANLDSSSNRSQPTAQISAIASTTFLGNPGSFQVYQFEFRSGNHWQNRVVAQSPFPSFSPGLPSKAPGRASIASPETDSNNSISNNSIADTQALDRKTPLEHLLWIFEIEKQSAPGNTHRSDESYEFSGIPNFWDPVDQLDRTPGNLLERVKSTYQGINFDCMRPASVNPWIDLPRHIRQVEEFYSEAQTIKFDAAFGNLLGVISTNLNDLITIFVGNQFIDAKDGNNLVLSGAGDDYIITGSGEDFIDAGGGNNSIFSGAGADEIVVNSGRNWIDAGDGNDRIVLLAGNNFLRGGTGNNSISVNSGNNFIDATMGRDNINIYGGHNFIQLGNDRSQIYIDNGNNLVDPGMGSHSIDLWRGESTIILRPSKGITQISRFFSDRFDSKLQFGLVDGIKYEDLVITYHSDYSDLSKGYVQIQHTQTQDILAQVSSPWNSSLIDNLNFRDFFVREFFVTIENSLPQFPAPAPHPLLNNSSLPSFDRGRTQPLPNPFKNLFDRYPLFPSPPPLQNPLNAVSQ from the coding sequence CTCCAGCGGCATCCATCGAGATATGGCCTATCGCATTCGGGAGTTGCTCGGCGATCGGGTAGAAATTCTACAGGTTCCTGAAAGCCTTGCAACCGCCTTTGAACATCTCCCATTGACAAAAGGCATCGATATCAAAATTGCCCGAGAGAATGGGATTGAGTTACAAGTCGTTTGGCAGCATGGCTCCCTAAAAATGGAAGACTTGACAATCTCCAATGTCGTCAGTGGCAATTCAATCCCCATCTCCGCCAGCCAATTTATTGACTCCTACCTGCGCCCACCCTCCGAACAGGAACATTACGACAGCGGATCGTTTGAGTTTCGTTTCCGGAACGATGCCCTTCTTCCTAGCCATGGCATTGCCCAGAAAAGCCAATCCTTCCAAGAGATGATGGAGCTTGAACAGACTTGGGGGTTACCCTCCCCTTTTTTATACGCTGAGTGGGTAGATTCATCCCTGCATCCCTTGATCAACTTGTGGGTCACAATGGCTCTCTTGCAGATCCCCGCGATCGAAGTGCTAAATCCCCACAAATTTTCACCCTTTAATTTACGAACCCCACTGACGGATGTCATCCAGAATCATCCTCACGCTAATCTTGATTCAAGTAGCAATCGTTCCCAACCAACCGCCCAGATTTCTGCGATCGCCTCCACAACATTTTTAGGGAACCCCGGTTCATTTCAGGTTTATCAATTTGAATTTAGGTCTGGCAACCATTGGCAGAACCGAGTTGTAGCCCAATCGCCTTTCCCATCTTTCTCCCCAGGGCTCCCCAGCAAGGCTCCAGGACGAGCAAGCATAGCTAGCCCCGAAACAGACTCCAACAATTCGATCTCCAACAACAGCATTGCCGATACTCAAGCTCTTGATCGGAAAACTCCTCTCGAACATCTACTATGGATTTTCGAGATAGAAAAACAATCTGCTCCAGGGAATACACATCGTTCTGACGAATCCTATGAATTTTCTGGTATTCCAAATTTTTGGGATCCAGTAGATCAATTGGATAGAACACCAGGCAATTTACTTGAGAGAGTTAAATCTACTTATCAAGGGATAAATTTTGATTGTATGCGACCAGCTTCTGTAAATCCTTGGATTGATCTACCCAGGCATATTAGACAAGTAGAAGAATTTTATTCTGAAGCTCAGACTATTAAATTTGATGCAGCTTTTGGTAATCTTTTAGGCGTAATCAGTACCAATCTTAATGACCTCATTACAATCTTCGTAGGGAATCAATTTATTGATGCTAAAGATGGAAATAATTTAGTCCTTTCGGGTGCAGGTGATGATTATATTATCACTGGCTCAGGTGAAGATTTTATTGATGCAGGCGGTGGCAATAATTCCATTTTCTCAGGAGCTGGAGCAGATGAAATTGTAGTTAATTCCGGCAGAAATTGGATTGATGCAGGGGATGGCAATGATCGCATCGTATTACTAGCAGGCAACAACTTCCTCCGAGGTGGAACTGGGAATAATTCTATTTCCGTCAACTCAGGTAATAACTTTATTGACGCAACAATGGGAAGGGATAATATCAATATTTATGGGGGCCATAACTTCATTCAGTTAGGGAACGATCGAAGCCAAATATATATTGATAATGGCAATAACCTAGTTGATCCTGGAATGGGCTCCCATTCTATTGACCTATGGAGAGGAGAGAGTACAATCATCCTCAGACCAAGTAAAGGTATCACACAGATTAGTAGATTTTTCTCCGATCGCTTTGACAGTAAGCTTCAGTTTGGTTTAGTTGATGGAATAAAGTACGAAGACTTAGTGATCACCTATCATTCTGATTATTCCGATCTATCGAAAGGTTATGTTCAAATCCAACATACCCAGACCCAAGACATCCTAGCTCAAGTTTCCTCACCCTGGAATTCATCACTCATTGATAACCTCAACTTCAGAGACTTTTTTGTCAGAGAGTTCTTTGTCACCATTGAGAATTCGCTGCCTCAATTTCCTGCCCCAGCCCCTCACCCATTACTCAACAATTCCTCTCTTCCATCGTTCGATCGCGGTCGAACCCAGCCCCTGCCCAACCCCTTCAAGAACTTATTCGATCGGTATCCACTCTTCCCCAGTCCTCCTCCTTTGCAGAACCCCCTCAACGCAGTCAGTCAATAG
- a CDS encoding alpha/beta hydrolase: MAPSSLLKRCLQLLGVSMIAATAMASGSAQAAERIYLSYGLLERSISFEELEKYANTGELSDDLYVYTSYVNTEQRQQLRSVLKAKAELSPIAISQFLYSPQGEILLGRLGQVIQPEARTDGAKAIRAALILAAVDRQKGLSPLNVVRNFPTRGIRVDLLRTLQIADELEKLVTWTNLYTQAIEAQASQGVGDLPLPTPLMDLTQRGRNGWDVLSFNLRDDGRVSSTGFVKRRSFPMNLYLPRSVERSGSPIPFVVISHGLGSDLNTFKYLAEHLASHGFAVAVPEHPGSNARQMKALLKGLTDEVTEASEFHDRPLDITFLLDELTRKAQGDTRLRRINLQRVGVLGQSFGGYTALALAGAPLNGKSLAETQCTQTKQVNTFNISLVLQCLAAELPNPTYYLGDARVAAVVAINPIGSVALGQDSIGQIKVPTMIVTGNADTVAPSILEQVLPFTWLHTPERYLVMVDRGTHFSFLADSDSRNNSLPIPPELIGPNPLLARRYLNGLSLAFFGTYIMKQPAFRPYLTANYTQAISQNPLRLSLITQFDPAQVRR; encoded by the coding sequence TTGGCTCCGTCCTCTCTGCTGAAACGATGCCTCCAACTGCTGGGGGTGAGTATGATCGCCGCCACGGCAATGGCCTCAGGCTCTGCCCAGGCAGCGGAGCGGATTTATCTGTCCTATGGGCTGCTGGAGCGATCGATCTCCTTTGAGGAACTGGAGAAGTATGCCAACACAGGGGAACTGAGTGACGACCTCTACGTTTACACCAGTTACGTCAATACGGAGCAACGCCAGCAGTTACGATCGGTGCTGAAGGCTAAGGCCGAACTCAGTCCGATCGCAATTTCCCAGTTTCTCTACAGTCCCCAAGGGGAAATTTTGCTGGGACGGTTGGGCCAGGTGATCCAGCCAGAGGCCAGAACCGATGGAGCCAAGGCCATCCGGGCGGCGTTGATTTTGGCCGCGGTCGATCGGCAAAAGGGGCTTTCGCCGCTGAATGTGGTGCGGAATTTTCCTACCCGAGGGATTCGGGTGGATCTGTTGCGAACCTTGCAGATTGCCGATGAGTTAGAAAAACTCGTGACTTGGACGAATTTGTATACCCAAGCGATCGAAGCTCAGGCGAGCCAAGGGGTAGGGGATCTGCCTCTCCCCACGCCGTTGATGGATCTGACGCAGCGGGGTCGCAATGGTTGGGATGTCTTGTCGTTCAACCTGCGGGATGATGGGCGAGTGAGTTCAACGGGCTTTGTGAAGCGGCGATCGTTTCCCATGAATCTCTACTTGCCTCGGTCAGTGGAGCGATCGGGGAGTCCTATTCCCTTCGTCGTCATTTCCCACGGCTTGGGGTCAGATTTAAACACCTTTAAGTATTTAGCCGAACACCTTGCTTCCCATGGGTTTGCGGTGGCGGTTCCCGAGCATCCTGGCAGTAATGCTAGACAGATGAAAGCCTTGCTAAAGGGCCTCACCGATGAAGTTACAGAAGCCAGTGAATTCCACGATCGACCGTTGGATATCACGTTTTTACTGGATGAATTGACTCGGAAAGCGCAGGGAGACACCCGTTTACGTCGCATCAATTTGCAACGGGTGGGGGTGTTGGGTCAATCCTTCGGTGGTTATACAGCGTTGGCCTTGGCGGGTGCACCGCTGAATGGCAAATCCTTGGCGGAAACGCAATGTACCCAGACCAAACAGGTGAATACGTTTAATATCTCCTTGGTGTTGCAATGTCTGGCAGCGGAACTCCCCAACCCAACGTACTATCTAGGCGATGCTCGGGTCGCCGCCGTCGTTGCTATTAATCCCATTGGCAGTGTGGCGTTGGGGCAAGACAGTATCGGCCAAATTAAAGTGCCGACTATGATTGTCACAGGCAATGCCGATACCGTTGCGCCCTCTATTTTAGAACAGGTTTTACCGTTTACTTGGTTGCATACCCCAGAACGATATTTAGTGATGGTCGATCGGGGCACCCATTTTTCCTTTTTGGCGGATTCTGACTCCCGTAATAATTCCTTGCCGATTCCACCGGAATTGATCGGTCCCAATCCTTTGCTAGCCCGTCGTTACTTAAATGGCTTGAGCTTAGCGTTTTTCGGCACCTACATTATGAAGCAGCCAGCCTTTCGTCCCTATCTGACGGCTAACTATACCCAAGCAATTAGTCAAAATCCTTTGCGTCTCAGCTTGATTACTCAATTTGATCCTGCCCAGGTGCGTCGCTAG